In Streptomyces sp. NBC_00483, a single window of DNA contains:
- a CDS encoding DUF6531 domain-containing protein, which translates to MTRPAVSDWEDVFGFSDDPTPGDADMLGDLARQYRSVADNAGDALPLVSGLENNQTGEGKTMDKLREKLGDLANQVRKLHSSYDQAAGALDTYVHSLRDQQHNADNALEKGREAKERLESATDVVRAAGADISHLDGVKHPPDDKAARASTRRALDEAHSKQSGAQAQADDAQADLDAARMLAEDARQVREEDASVAAQKLDDARDESVAGYSLWDKIKKAFSKALAIISAVLGVLALLIPGLQGLGIALTIGAVVAGAASLGINMSIMAETGDWNIGEIILGVVGLVAGGGALLKGLGGIGSALKGVKTVPIKTANTRFVGRGLGSRTCKTDPVDVASGEMVLPQTDLSLPGVLPLAISRTHLSTYRYGQFFGPSWASTLDERLEIDDRGRVSWAREDGSILTYPSLPASDTDEPVWPEEGDRLPLTCAGTDDATGRVTYRVADPHSGLVQTFADHPDDENGHYWLTRWHDRNDNNVTIARLEDGTPTELAHSSGYRVQAHCIAGLITGLSVSTPEGPVEVMSYEHDADGNLSHVVNSSRKALVFGYDDQSRITSWTDRNGSVYRYVYDDADRVTETIGPEGYLSSRWSYDPVGNRTHYTDACGATTVYQLNDHHQVVGETDPLGHTTTSEWDRYDNLLARTDALGHTTRYEYDRAHNSTVVELPDGSRSSATYNELNLPLASTGHDGTTWTCEYDERGNPTVMTGPNGAALRFTHDRAGAIATAIDAAGAAAAYENDGAGLPLSVTDASGGTALIERDAFGRPVTLTDPLGAVTRTVWTVEGRVAERTGPDGRTERLTWDGEGNCLTRTDAAGNTARFAYTHFDRLAARTEPDGARCTFAYDAQLRLTRVTNPQGLEWDYVYDSAGNLTKETDFDNREIRYAHDALGRVTARTTPLGQEIGYTYNELSQLTAKDAAGVRTEYTYDAAGALVRAASPMSTLAFERDITGNPLSETVDGRTTRYTYDIMGRRTSRTTPTGAYTELAYDGAGNRSSLAADGHRMEFAHDLLGHELVRSLGAAASPVALTTAWDPAGRPVAQRVAAPGGDVRSRTYAYRADDYVTSVTDEVTGTSRRMELDPAGRPLTVTADGWTESYAYDRAGNQTEADWPDKAHRTDARGPRTYTETRLLSAGAVRYEYDDAGRMVLRQKRRLSKKPDTWRYEWDAEDHLVACVTPDGIRWHYTYDPMGRRTAKYRMAEDGSVAEAVYFTWDETRLAEQRDSTTGVILTWDHDGHRPLTQLERKPRSQDEFDSRFFAIVTDLVGTPTELVDEQGGIAWRSRATLWGVTTRNRDAIAHTPLRFPGQYEDPETGLHYNYFRHYDPETARYTTPDPLGLEPAPNPRAYPHNPNTWFDALGLAPCDELESLATDVNKVLSRRGQSGQTVAAVRDRTGDIWVGGTSKAKLTPAQRDLVEARGAKFLPNDQYIPPRMLAGHAEENLLEFLDRIGRVPTHGAASRSVCEDICEPLITGFGGRVEGPIHVRDAGTKVRHFVFPG; encoded by the coding sequence ATGACTCGGCCTGCGGTGTCCGACTGGGAAGATGTCTTCGGATTCTCGGACGACCCGACCCCGGGCGATGCGGACATGCTCGGCGATCTCGCCCGCCAGTACCGTTCCGTCGCTGACAACGCGGGCGATGCCCTGCCGTTGGTTTCCGGTCTGGAGAACAACCAGACCGGCGAGGGCAAGACGATGGACAAGCTCCGGGAAAAGCTGGGCGACCTGGCCAACCAGGTGCGAAAACTGCACAGTTCGTACGACCAGGCCGCCGGCGCCCTGGACACGTACGTGCACTCGCTGCGCGATCAGCAGCACAATGCCGACAACGCCCTGGAGAAGGGCCGCGAGGCCAAGGAACGCCTTGAGTCCGCCACCGACGTGGTGCGGGCTGCCGGTGCCGACATCAGTCACCTCGACGGGGTGAAGCATCCGCCGGACGACAAGGCGGCACGGGCCAGCACTCGGCGCGCCCTGGACGAGGCGCACAGCAAGCAGTCCGGCGCGCAGGCCCAGGCCGATGACGCGCAGGCCGATCTCGACGCGGCCCGCATGCTCGCCGAGGACGCACGCCAAGTGCGCGAGGAGGACGCCTCCGTAGCCGCGCAGAAGCTGGACGACGCGCGGGACGAGTCCGTCGCCGGCTACAGCCTCTGGGACAAGATCAAGAAGGCGTTCAGCAAGGCCCTCGCCATCATCAGCGCCGTACTGGGCGTGCTCGCGCTGCTGATTCCCGGGCTTCAGGGGCTGGGCATCGCGCTCACGATCGGCGCCGTCGTGGCCGGCGCGGCATCACTGGGCATCAATATGTCGATCATGGCGGAGACCGGCGACTGGAACATCGGCGAGATCATCCTCGGCGTCGTGGGCCTGGTCGCGGGCGGCGGTGCGCTGCTCAAGGGACTTGGAGGGATCGGTTCGGCCCTCAAGGGCGTCAAGACCGTCCCGATCAAGACGGCCAACACCCGCTTCGTCGGCCGTGGTCTGGGCAGCCGTACCTGCAAGACCGACCCGGTCGATGTGGCCAGCGGTGAGATGGTGCTGCCGCAGACCGATCTGTCGCTGCCCGGCGTGCTGCCGCTGGCGATCTCCCGTACGCATCTGTCGACGTACCGCTACGGCCAGTTCTTCGGCCCGTCCTGGGCCTCCACCCTCGACGAACGCCTGGAGATCGACGACCGCGGACGGGTCTCATGGGCCCGCGAGGACGGCTCGATCCTCACCTACCCGAGCCTCCCCGCCTCCGACACCGACGAGCCGGTGTGGCCCGAGGAAGGCGACCGCCTTCCCCTGACCTGCGCGGGAACGGACGACGCCACGGGCCGGGTCACCTACCGCGTCGCCGACCCCCACTCGGGTCTCGTCCAGACCTTCGCGGATCACCCAGACGACGAGAACGGCCACTACTGGCTGACCCGTTGGCACGACCGCAACGACAACAACGTCACCATCGCCCGGCTTGAGGACGGCACCCCCACCGAACTGGCCCACTCCAGCGGCTACCGCGTCCAGGCCCACTGCATCGCCGGCCTGATCACCGGCCTCTCGGTCTCCACGCCCGAGGGCCCCGTCGAGGTCATGTCCTACGAGCACGACGCGGACGGCAACCTCTCCCACGTCGTCAACTCCTCGCGCAAGGCGCTGGTGTTCGGCTACGACGACCAGTCCCGCATCACCTCCTGGACCGACCGCAACGGCTCCGTCTACCGGTACGTCTACGACGACGCCGACCGCGTCACCGAGACCATCGGCCCCGAGGGGTACCTCTCCTCCCGCTGGTCCTACGACCCCGTCGGGAATCGCACCCACTACACCGACGCCTGCGGCGCCACGACCGTCTACCAGCTCAACGACCACCACCAAGTCGTCGGTGAGACGGACCCCCTGGGCCACACCACCACCTCCGAGTGGGACCGCTACGACAACCTGCTGGCCCGCACCGACGCCCTCGGCCACACCACTCGCTACGAATACGACCGGGCGCACAACTCCACGGTCGTCGAGCTCCCGGACGGCAGCAGGTCCTCGGCGACGTACAACGAGTTGAACCTGCCGCTCGCCTCGACCGGCCACGACGGGACGACGTGGACGTGCGAGTACGACGAGCGGGGCAACCCCACCGTCATGACCGGGCCGAACGGCGCCGCCCTTCGGTTCACCCATGACCGTGCGGGTGCCATCGCGACCGCGATCGACGCCGCGGGCGCCGCGGCCGCGTACGAGAACGACGGCGCCGGCCTGCCCCTCTCCGTGACCGACGCCTCCGGCGGAACCGCCCTGATCGAACGCGACGCGTTCGGTCGTCCCGTCACCCTCACCGACCCGCTGGGCGCGGTCACCCGCACCGTGTGGACCGTCGAGGGCCGCGTAGCGGAACGCACCGGTCCCGACGGCCGCACCGAACGTCTCACCTGGGACGGCGAGGGCAACTGCCTCACGCGCACCGACGCCGCGGGCAACACCGCCCGTTTCGCGTACACGCACTTCGACCGGCTCGCGGCCCGTACCGAGCCCGACGGCGCCCGGTGCACCTTCGCCTACGACGCCCAGCTCCGCCTCACCCGGGTCACCAACCCGCAGGGCCTGGAGTGGGACTACGTCTACGACAGCGCCGGCAACCTCACCAAGGAAACCGACTTCGACAACCGCGAGATCCGTTACGCCCACGACGCGTTGGGCCGGGTCACTGCGCGCACGACGCCGCTGGGCCAGGAGATCGGCTACACGTACAACGAGCTCAGCCAGCTGACGGCCAAGGACGCGGCCGGGGTGCGGACCGAGTACACCTACGATGCGGCGGGCGCGCTGGTCCGCGCGGCCTCCCCTATGTCCACGCTCGCCTTCGAGCGGGACATCACGGGCAACCCGCTGTCGGAGACGGTCGACGGCCGCACCACCCGCTACACCTACGACATCATGGGGCGCCGCACCTCCCGCACCACTCCCACCGGCGCGTACACCGAACTCGCCTACGACGGGGCGGGCAACCGCAGCTCCCTGGCCGCCGACGGCCACCGGATGGAGTTCGCGCACGACCTCCTCGGCCACGAGCTCGTCCGCTCCCTGGGCGCCGCCGCATCGCCGGTCGCCCTGACCACGGCCTGGGACCCGGCAGGGCGCCCCGTCGCACAGCGGGTGGCCGCCCCGGGCGGGGACGTCCGGTCCCGCACCTACGCGTACCGGGCGGACGACTACGTCACCTCCGTCACCGACGAGGTGACGGGGACCAGCCGACGGATGGAACTGGACCCGGCGGGCCGCCCGTTGACGGTCACCGCCGATGGCTGGACCGAGTCCTACGCCTACGACCGGGCGGGCAACCAGACCGAGGCCGACTGGCCCGACAAGGCGCACCGCACCGACGCCCGGGGCCCCCGCACCTACACCGAGACCCGGCTGCTCTCCGCCGGCGCGGTCCGCTACGAGTACGACGACGCCGGCCGCATGGTGCTGCGGCAGAAGCGCCGCCTGTCGAAGAAGCCCGACACCTGGCGCTACGAGTGGGACGCCGAGGACCACCTCGTCGCCTGCGTCACCCCCGACGGCATCCGCTGGCACTACACGTACGACCCGATGGGGCGCCGGACCGCCAAGTACCGTATGGCGGAGGACGGTTCGGTTGCCGAGGCGGTGTACTTCACCTGGGACGAGACGCGTCTCGCCGAGCAGCGGGACAGCACCACCGGCGTCATCCTCACCTGGGACCACGACGGCCACCGCCCGCTCACGCAGCTGGAGCGGAAGCCGAGGAGCCAGGACGAGTTCGACTCCCGCTTCTTCGCCATCGTCACCGACCTCGTCGGCACCCCCACCGAACTCGTCGACGAGCAGGGCGGCATCGCCTGGCGCTCCCGCGCCACCCTGTGGGGCGTCACCACACGCAACCGGGACGCGATCGCCCACACACCGCTGCGTTTCCCTGGACAGTACGAGGACCCCGAGACGGGGCTGCACTACAACTACTTCCGGCACTACGACCCGGAGACCGCCCGCTACACGACGCCGGACCCGCTGGGCCTGGAGCCCGCTCCCAACCCCCGCGCCTATCCGCACAACCCCAACACCTGGTTCGACGCCCTCGGACTCGCGCCGTGCGACGAACTGGAGTCCCTGGCCACCGACGTGAACAAGGTGCTGTCCAGGCGTGGCCAGTCGGGCCAGACGGTCGCCGCGGTCCGTGACAGGACCGGTGACATCTGGGTGGGCGGAACGAGCAAGGCGAAGCTGACTCCCGCGCAGCGGGACCTCGTCGAGGCCCGCGGAGCCAAGTTCCTCCCCAACGACCAGTACATTCCGCCGAGGATGCTGGCCGGCCACGCGGAGGAGAACCTGCTGGAATTCCTCGACAGGATCGGGCGGGTGCCCACGCACGGCGCGGCCAGCCGCAGTGTGTGCGAGGACATCTGCGAGCCTCTCATCACGGGATTCGGAGGCCGCGTGGAGGGACCCATTCACGTGCGGGACGCCGGCACCAAGGTCCGGCACTTCGTATTCCCAGGTTGA
- a CDS encoding DUF6531 domain-containing protein — MARPAVSDWEDVFGFSDDPTPGDADMLGDLARQYRSVADNAGDALPLVSGLKNNQTGEGKTMDKLRDKLGDLAEQVRKLHSSYDQAAGALDTYVHSLRDQQRNADNALEKGREAKARLDSATDVVSALTADISHLDGQKHPPDDKAARASTRRALDEAHSKQSGAQAQADDAQADLDAARMLAEDARQVREEDASVAAQKLDDARGESVAGYSLWDKIKKAFSKALAIISAVLGVLAMLIPGLQGLGIALTIGAVVAGVASLAINISIMVETGDWDIGEIILGVVGLVAGGGALLKGIKGIGSALKGVKPASAKAGDARGVGRGLGSRKCKTDPVDVASGEMVLPQTDLSLPGVLPLAISRTHLSTYRCGQFFGPSWASTLDERLEIDDRGHVWWTREDGSILTYPSLPSVESGGPVWPEEGDRMPLTCAGTDDVTGRVTYRVTDPHTGVVQTFADHPDDENGLYWLTRWHDRNDNEVTVSRLEDGTPTELLHSGGYRVEVRCIAGLITGLSVATPEGPVEVMSYEHDADGNLTHVINSSCKPMVFGYDDQSRITSWADRNGSVYRYVYDDANRITETVGPEGYLSSSWSYDLEQRRTHYTDAVGATHIYQLNDHHQVVGETDPLGHTTTSEWDRYDNLLARTDALGNTTRYEYDRAHNSTVVELPDGSRSTTAYNELNLAVTETGPDGDVSRQEFDERGNLVAFIAADGSTHRLARHGTGALASVTDPTGAVVTYETDAAGLTVARDRGDGSRTTAERDAFGRIVALTDPLGAVVRSEWTVEGLLAKRTGPDGRVEHRTWDGEGNCCSATNPAGATTRYEYTHFDLVAARTGPDGVRHTFGYDRERRLTQVTNPQGLTWDYTYDGAGRLIRESDFDDREVGYAHDASGRTVVRTTPLGEEIAFEYNSVGELVRKDVAGTVTSYDYDLAGELTRMSSAESTVEFERDVMGRVLAETVDGRRTAFGYDVLGRRTSRTTPTGVVTELTYDDRGNRDGLSIDGHRVAFSHDALGRELARAWGAETVAATTAWDLAGRAVTRGLTASGRALRDRRYTYRGDDLLTSETEAVTGRTRQMELDPAGRPLTVTAENWTESYAYDQAGNQTSATWPEKAGRTEARGERTYTGTRVQAAGGVRYEYDAAGRMVLRQKRRLSKKPDTWRYTWDAEDRLTVCMTPDGTQWRYTYDPMGRRTAKYRVAEDGSVAETVRFTWDETRLAEQTESTTGVTTTWDHEGHRPLTQLERRPRTQDPRTQEEYDSRFFSIVTDLVGAPTELVDERGDIAWRSRATLWGTTSRNRDAVALTPLRFPGQYEDTETGLHYNYFRHYDPETARYASPDPLGLAPADNPVTYVHNPRTWVDVLGLAPESCSSVPQNQHLPTKRGAFVAAKRDLGIKKDQLPDYITRPNMTDGKGANVLKNGEPFETRQLHYTLDDGRKVAIQDHGAGHIYGPKGTPGNQGPHFNVRPDNGPDDLRNGKVPGTSEHYSWGKRPSNV, encoded by the coding sequence ATGGCGCGCCCTGCGGTGTCCGATTGGGAAGACGTCTTCGGGTTCTCGGACGACCCGACCCCGGGTGATGCGGACATGCTCGGAGACCTCGCCCGCCAGTACCGCTCCGTAGCGGACAACGCGGGCGACGCCCTGCCCCTCGTCTCCGGTCTGAAGAACAACCAGACCGGCGAGGGCAAGACGATGGACAAGCTCCGGGACAAGCTGGGCGACCTGGCCGAGCAAGTACGCAAACTGCACAGCTCGTACGACCAGGCGGCCGGCGCCCTGGACACGTACGTGCACTCGCTGCGCGATCAGCAGCGCAACGCCGACAACGCCCTGGAAAAGGGCCGCGAGGCCAAGGCGCGGCTCGATTCGGCCACCGATGTGGTGAGTGCGCTCACTGCCGACATCAGCCACCTCGACGGCCAGAAGCATCCGCCGGACGACAAGGCGGCACGGGCCAGCACTCGGCGCGCCCTGGACGAGGCGCACAGCAAGCAGTCCGGCGCGCAGGCGCAGGCCGACGACGCGCAGGCGGACCTGGATGCGGCCCGCATGCTCGCCGAGGACGCGCGGCAGGTGCGTGAGGAGGATGCCTCCGTAGCGGCGCAGAAGTTGGATGACGCGCGGGGCGAGTCGGTCGCGGGCTACAGCCTCTGGGACAAGATCAAGAAGGCGTTCAGCAAGGCGCTCGCGATCATCAGCGCGGTGTTGGGTGTGCTGGCGATGCTGATTCCCGGGCTTCAGGGGCTCGGCATCGCGCTCACGATCGGCGCCGTCGTCGCCGGCGTCGCGTCACTGGCCATCAATATCTCGATCATGGTCGAGACCGGCGACTGGGACATCGGCGAGATCATCCTCGGCGTCGTGGGCCTGGTCGCGGGCGGCGGTGCGCTGCTCAAGGGAATCAAGGGAATCGGTTCGGCCCTCAAGGGCGTCAAGCCCGCCTCGGCCAAGGCGGGCGACGCTCGTGGCGTGGGCCGGGGGCTGGGCAGCCGTAAGTGCAAGACCGACCCGGTCGACGTGGCCAGCGGTGAGATGGTGCTGCCGCAGACCGATCTGTCGCTGCCCGGCGTGCTGCCGCTGGCGATCTCCCGTACGCATCTGTCGACGTACCGCTGCGGCCAGTTCTTCGGCCCGTCCTGGGCCTCCACCCTCGACGAGCGCCTGGAGATCGACGACCGGGGGCACGTGTGGTGGACCCGCGAGGACGGGTCGATCCTGACCTATCCCAGCCTTCCCAGCGTCGAGTCCGGCGGCCCGGTGTGGCCCGAGGAAGGCGACCGCATGCCGCTGACCTGCGCGGGAACGGACGACGTCACGGGCCGGGTCACGTACCGCGTCACCGACCCTCACACGGGTGTCGTCCAGACCTTCGCGGATCACCCCGACGACGAGAACGGCCTGTACTGGCTGACCCGTTGGCACGACCGGAACGACAACGAGGTCACCGTCTCCCGTCTGGAGGACGGCACCCCGACCGAGCTCCTTCACTCCGGCGGTTACCGCGTCGAGGTCCGCTGCATCGCCGGCCTGATCACCGGCCTCTCGGTCGCCACCCCCGAGGGCCCCGTCGAGGTCATGTCCTACGAACACGACGCGGACGGCAACCTCACACACGTCATCAACTCATCCTGCAAGCCAATGGTGTTCGGCTACGACGACCAGTCCCGCATCACCTCCTGGGCCGACCGCAACGGCTCCGTCTACCGCTACGTCTACGACGACGCCAACCGCATCACCGAGACCGTCGGCCCCGAGGGGTACCTCTCCTCGAGCTGGTCGTACGACCTCGAGCAGCGGCGCACGCACTACACGGACGCCGTGGGCGCCACGCACATCTACCAGCTCAACGACCACCACCAAGTCGTCGGTGAGACGGACCCCCTGGGCCACACCACCACCTCCGAGTGGGACCGCTACGACAACCTGCTGGCCCGCACCGACGCCCTCGGCAACACCACCCGCTACGAATACGACCGGGCGCACAACTCCACGGTCGTCGAGCTCCCGGACGGCAGCAGGTCCACGACGGCGTACAACGAGCTGAACCTGGCGGTCACGGAGACGGGTCCGGACGGCGACGTCTCGCGGCAGGAGTTCGACGAGCGGGGCAACCTCGTCGCCTTCATCGCGGCCGACGGGTCCACCCACCGGCTGGCCCGGCACGGCACCGGGGCCCTCGCCTCCGTCACGGACCCGACGGGAGCGGTCGTCACGTACGAGACCGATGCCGCGGGGCTCACCGTGGCCCGCGACCGGGGTGACGGGAGCAGGACGACGGCCGAGCGCGACGCCTTCGGCCGCATCGTCGCCCTCACCGATCCGCTGGGCGCCGTCGTGCGCAGCGAGTGGACCGTCGAGGGGCTGCTGGCCAAGCGCACCGGGCCCGACGGCCGCGTCGAGCACAGGACGTGGGACGGGGAGGGCAACTGCTGCTCCGCCACCAACCCGGCGGGGGCCACCACCCGCTACGAGTACACCCACTTCGACCTGGTCGCGGCCCGCACCGGGCCCGACGGGGTGCGCCACACCTTCGGCTACGACCGGGAGCGGCGCCTCACGCAGGTCACCAACCCGCAGGGCCTGACCTGGGACTACACGTACGACGGGGCGGGCCGCCTGATACGCGAGTCCGACTTCGACGACCGTGAGGTCGGCTACGCCCACGACGCGTCGGGCCGCACGGTCGTCCGTACGACGCCGCTGGGCGAGGAGATCGCCTTCGAGTACAACTCCGTCGGCGAACTCGTGCGCAAGGACGTGGCGGGGACGGTCACGTCCTACGACTACGACCTGGCCGGGGAGCTCACCCGGATGTCCTCCGCCGAGTCGACGGTGGAGTTCGAGCGGGACGTCATGGGCCGGGTGCTCGCCGAGACCGTGGACGGCCGCCGCACCGCGTTCGGCTACGACGTCCTCGGCCGCCGCACCTCCCGCACCACCCCCACCGGCGTCGTCACCGAACTCACCTACGACGACCGGGGGAACCGCGACGGCCTCTCGATCGACGGGCACCGCGTGGCCTTCAGCCACGACGCGCTCGGCCGGGAGCTGGCACGTGCCTGGGGCGCGGAGACCGTGGCCGCCACGACCGCTTGGGACCTGGCAGGGCGCGCCGTCACCCGCGGCCTCACCGCCTCCGGCCGGGCGCTGCGCGACCGTCGCTACACCTATCGCGGCGACGACCTGCTCACATCCGAGACGGAGGCCGTCACGGGCCGGACCCGGCAGATGGAACTCGACCCGGCCGGGCGCCCGTTGACGGTCACCGCCGAGAACTGGACCGAGTCCTACGCCTACGACCAGGCGGGCAACCAGACGTCGGCGACGTGGCCGGAGAAGGCCGGCCGCACCGAGGCCCGCGGCGAGCGCACCTACACCGGCACCCGCGTCCAGGCGGCTGGAGGCGTGCGCTACGAGTACGACGCCGCGGGCCGCATGGTGCTGCGCCAGAAGCGCCGCCTGTCGAAGAAGCCCGACACCTGGCGCTACACGTGGGACGCCGAGGACCGGCTCACCGTGTGCATGACGCCCGACGGCACCCAGTGGCGCTACACGTACGACCCGATGGGCCGCCGCACCGCCAAGTACCGCGTGGCGGAAGACGGTTCGGTGGCGGAGACGGTCCGCTTCACGTGGGACGAGACCCGCCTCGCCGAGCAGACCGAAAGCACCACCGGCGTCACCACCACCTGGGACCACGAGGGCCACCGTCCCCTGACCCAGCTGGAGCGCAGGCCGCGGACCCAGGACCCGAGGACGCAGGAGGAGTACGACTCGCGGTTCTTCTCGATCGTCACCGACCTGGTGGGCGCCCCCACCGAACTGGTCGACGAGCGGGGCGACATCGCCTGGCGCTCCCGCGCCACCCTGTGGGGCACCACCAGCCGCAACCGGGACGCCGTCGCGCTGACGCCGCTGCGCTTCCCCGGCCAGTACGAGGACACCGAGACCGGCCTCCACTACAACTACTTCCGCCACTACGACCCCGAGACCGCGCGCTACGCCTCCCCCGACCCGCTGGGCCTCGCGCCGGCCGACAACCCGGTCACGTACGTCCACAACCCGCGCACCTGGGTCGACGTGCTCGGCCTCGCTCCGGAGAGCTGCTCGTCGGTCCCTCAGAATCAGCACCTTCCCACCAAGCGCGGCGCGTTCGTGGCGGCCAAGCGGGATCTGGGCATCAAGAAGGATCAGCTGCCCGACTACATCACTCGCCCGAACATGACGGACGGTAAGGGCGCAAATGTCTTGAAGAACGGCGAGCCGTTCGAGACCCGCCAGCTCCACTACACGCTCGACGACGGCAGAAAGGTGGCCATCCAGGACCACGGCGCCGGCCACATTTACGGTCCCAAGGGCACCCCCGGAAACCAGGGGCCGCACTTCAACGTGCGCCCCGACAACGGCCCCGACGACCTCCGAAACGGTAAGGTCCCCGGAACCTCGGAGCACTACAGCTGGGGTAAACGGCCCTCCAATGTCTGA